CTCCTTTCCCCAGACTCCGAGGCATTTGCGCCACTCATTTGCCTCGCAACCGCTCGCGCGCTACCACCACCTCACCCGTCTGGATCGAATTGACTGTCGTCTTCAGTTCCCGGACAGACTCCTAGCGGATAGCCGCCTTCGCCGACTCCACGCTTCCCCAGTTCTGCGCCAGACTGGCAAGACGCTATTATGTGTGTCGAGAAACTTTGCAGGGAATGCGAGACTACGCGAGGAAGAAGCCAAAGCGGAAATCGTCTTCGCCTTCGAGGATGTCGTCCACCAGCGTGCCGTCGTGATCGAACGAGCGGAGTTGGCCGGCGCTGCCGGGGCTGCCTTGGCCGGTGAGGGCTTCATCGAGCGCGTCGGCATCGATGTCTTTCGTGGCGACATGGACCGGGGCTTTGCGGCCTTCGCCGTTGTTATACGCCGTGACGCTCTTGAACCGCGTGCCATCGGCGTCGTACATTTCGACACGGCCGCGTCCATTTGCGCCGTTGCCGATGACGATTTCGGAAGTGGCGTCTCCGCGAACATTGCCCACGGCCACAAAGACACCGCCACGGTCGCCAGTATCAAATGGGCGGATTTCTGGGCGGATTTTGAGGATGTTCGGCGCGAGGGCATTGGTGGTGATTGTGGTTAGATCGAATACTCGCACGTGCGGTCCCATGCCGGGGCCGTTGCCGACGATGACTTCGGCCTTGCCGTCTCCGGTGAGATCGGCAGCCGCGACGGTTGCGCCCCCCGTGAATGTCTTGCCGAATGCGCGGAAGGAATAAATTGGTTTGTTGGAAATCGGATCGGTGTTCGACGAGGCAATTCCGACGCGGTTCTTGAAGACCTCGATCATGGCCCTCAGACCGCTGCCGGGCGAAGTGATCAGGTCCGGCCGGCCGTCGCCATTGACGTCGGCGACGGCGACGAACACGCCGCCGCGGAAACCGAGATAAGCCTTGGTACGGAAATCGACGAGTTCGTGCCCATCGAGATCGAACACTTTGATGAGTGACGACAGGCCCGCCCCCGGCGCGACGATAATTTCCGCATCGCCATCGCCATCCAAGTCGCCAACGGCCACGCGCACGCCGCCGCGGAAGCCGGAGTCGTACGCCAAGAAACTGGCAATGATGCTGTGGTCGTGGGCATCGATTACGGTCACCCGCGGCCGGGCGCCGGCATCGGCCCCCAGCACGATAATATCTTGCGGCCCTTGAGAGGGCGTGATCGGAATGTCGTCGTTCAGGATGGTCCCGTTGCCTTGGCCGCCTGCGATGGTCGCTCCCGTGGCGGCGGACAACACCACCGCGAAGTCCTCATCCGGCTCGACCTTCGTGTCGCCGCTCACTAGCACCGTGACGGTTTGGGTCAGCAATCCGCCCGGCTGGAACGTCAGCACCAAATTGCTGATGGTTTGATAGTCGCCGTCGGTCAGCGTGGCCGTGCCGTCGGCAGTGTTCACCATGACCGTCACGGGGGCGGTCGGATCAAACGACAGCATGACGGTGAATACAAACTGCGTCGTGCCGTTGTTGCCTTCGGCGTGCGAGACGCCGTCGATGCTGAGCGTCGGCAGCGCGACCGCATCATCATTCAGAATCGTTCCCGTGCCATGGCCGCCAATGATTGCTCCGGAGGGGTTCGACAAGTTCAACAGGAATGTTTCATCCGGTTCTCCAGCGGTGTCGCCGTTGACCAGCACGGTGACGGTTTGCGCCAGCGTTCCGCCGGGCTGGAATGTCAGCACAAGATCGTTAACTGCTTGATAGTCGTCGTCGGCCAGCGTGGCCGTGCCGTCGGCCGTATTGACGTGAACCGTCACCGGATTGGTCGAAATGAACGATAGCGAGACGGTAAACGTGGCCTGCGTCGTGCCGCCGTCCCCTTCGGTCACCGAGACGTCGCTGACGCTGAGCAGGGGCTGCAGCGGAGGCGCTCGGTACCGCTCGAAGAAGGTTCCCGTTTGGCTCAAATCGCCAGCCACGAGCGGAGAATAGATGCTGGTTCGTCCGTTGCCGTTGTTCGATTGAACTCCATCGATAACCGGATAAACTCCGTCGGCCACCACGGTCAAGTCTTGCGGCGCCCTGGGGCGGTCGACGACGACTTGCTTGAACGGATAGGCGCTGTGCAGCGTAATGTCGATATTGTCGCCGAAGAAAATGGTCGGCGTGTATTTGACGGCTTGGTAGTTATAGTAAACGCCGTAGGTTGGGCTGAAATTGCTTTGCGTATAGAACTCGAGGTTAACCGAATTGTCGGTCAGCGTGGCCTTGTGGGGCAATAAGGCTCCGTCGAGAAAGTTGGTGTGCAATGTGTTTTGCGTCGTCGGGTCAGAATCATCGACTGTGATATTCAGAAAACTTCCGAGCCCCACATCGACGTCGTAATTGTCGCTGGCGCCTCGGCCGTCGAGGACGACGGAGCTACTGCTGACGTCGCTCACCTCGAACGAAATGACTTGCGTGCGGCCGTTGGTTCCAAACGTCCGCGAGAAACTATAGAGCGGATCGTCGAAACGAAAGTAAAGACCCTGGAAGTCGAGACTCCCAGGCCTATAAGACACAGGCAGAATGGTCGAGGTTTCCTGATGGCCCGTGTTGACCGCGATGTAGTCGTAAAGGAACAATCCGACCGGCGGAGTTGCATAGAAATAGGGCGTGTCGGGATAAACCAGCGGCACCCACATATATCCGTAGAAGTCGTTCACGTAGGTCAGCTTGCCGTCGTAGGGCACTACGCGCACATTGGGATATTGACTGTCGCCCGGCAAGTGGCCGGACTGGTACTCGTTGAGCTTCATTGTAGAACGTCCATAAGCGTCGCCATGCACCCCAATGGAGCGGCCAGATTTTCTGCCGTTATAGTCCGTGACCGTGTCGTACACGGAGTTGACGGCGAACTGATCGGGAGCGGGGCTGCCGCCGAACTTCACCGTGGCAGCGCCTCGGACGGAGAACTGGATGTCCATCTCCGAAGTATCGCCGAAAACGATGGTCGAACCGGCCACTCCCGTGGCCAGCACTTTTTGGATGCCGTGCGCGGTGGCAAACAAACCCGCGTTGCTAAAGACGTCTAAGGCTTTGAACTCTGGATGATACTTATCTGGTACCGTGCCGTTTTCGAAATCGGCCGTCTCGCCGGCCGGCACGCGCACGATCAGGCTGCTTTGCCCGTAGGGGCCGCCGTCGATCTGATAGGTGGCCGTTCCACCGGCAAAGGACGGAGTAATGTTGAACGAATTGACCCAGCCGCCGCCGATCATCTCGTAGGCGCCCGCGCCCGTGGCAATGAAGCTATTGTTGCCGGGGCCGCCAAGCATCAGGCCGCCGTGGCTGGCCGTCATCGTCGCGCCGATAATCCCGGCCGGATCTGCCGGCGCAACGGCGGCGTCGATTGACGAGTCGATCAGGCCCTGGCCGGCGGCATCGTACCCCGAGATGTCGCCGAAATGGGCCTTGGCCTGCGCAATGCGGTCGGCGGGAATGAAGTTGCCGAACTCGATCGTGCCGCCGGTGAGAGTGTTCGAGCCATAGCCGCCGGCCAGCAGCGCGGTGGCGTGCGAGCCGTCGGCGACTTCGGTATATTTGTAGTATGCATTTTTGCCTCCGGCCAGCACGATGCCGGGCTTCGTCTGAGCGGGGGTGGGGTCGATCGCGCCTTCGTCCTTGAACATCCGAAACGGATCGACGATGTTGATCGACACGCCGTCGGGTACGGCGCCGTTCACTCCGATCAGGTTATAGTAGTTCGTGTTGACATCGTCCTTGCGTTCGATGAACAGGTCGATTTCGCCCGGATAGTCGACGCGAATTCCATCCCCCACGAATGTGCCGCCGCTGGTGACCGTAAAATCGTGGAACGGCTGTACCGTCACCAAACCACCCGTCATCTTGCTGGGGTCCAGCAGCAACGTGTGCTGGTTGGTTGCGTCGATCACTACGAGCGGCAAACTGAGCGTGGGGGGCGGCGGCGGATCGAAATCGACCAGCACGTCCTTGGCCAACTCGTAACTGAACAGCGTGATGTCCGGCCCGACTGGGTCACTGAGGGTGAGTTCGATCGACGCCGCAGCATAGACCTGGCCCGACAACTTGAATACCTTCGCATTGCTCGCCAGGTTCTGAACCATCGAATCGAGCGCCACGTGCGACGAGTTATCGGCGCTGGCCAACTCGACGCTGACGTTGGCATAGAGACCGCCCGAGAGCGTGACGATCGCCGAAGCGGAGAGTTCGGCGAAGCCTTGCACATAAAGCCCCGTTTTCTTCGGCGACGGCACGTTGGGGATCGGCGGCCCCGAGGTATCGACGCTGTTGTCGAAATAAAAGCCGTGCAGCAGATCTTCAGGCTTGTGCAGTGGATCCTGCACGAATTTATTTAGGCCGGCGGTATCGTAACCCATCGACAAGCTGGCATCGAACACGACGCCCGCCGACAGGAACACGCCGAGCAGATCCTTGATTCCCACGCCAATGCTCGGGGCCAACTCGAAATGTTCGCGGCCCGTGTCGTACGAGAACATCGTCTTCGTCTGCCCGGTGAGGATTCCGCCGACGACGTCTTGCGGATCTTCGAGCAATTGAAACTTGAAGCCGGCCGTCGACGTCAGTCCCGCGTAGCTGGCGACCGATTCGAGCGTCTTTTGCACGTCTTCGAGCGCGCCGTCGTTGAAGATGTCGTCGATAACCGAGCTGAGCTGGCTGGTGTCGATGTTGAAGCCACTGGGCAGCGACGCATTGGTCACCCCGACGTTGATATCGCCGAAATTCAACTTCGCCCCGCCGGTGCTGCCCGACAGGTCGATCGTGTTGACCGTCTTGATGACCTTGATCATCAGGGCAAAACGGTCTTGCTGCTCTTGCGTCAACCCAGCCCCTTGGAGCAGCAAATCGCCCACCGTCTGGCTGCTGTCGAACGCGCTGATGATCGGCACCGGCGTATCGAACGTGTCGATGAACGGCTGCAACGGCTTGGTGTATTTCTGGACGGTCGTGACGATGTCGCCCAGAAAGCCGTGCATGAAGCTGTCGACGTCGATCGAGAAGCTTTTCAAGGCAATGTGGGGGGCGGCCAACTGATTCGATTGCGTGTCGAAGCCCCAATCCAATTCGAAGTCGGTGTTGAAGATCGGATTGTAGGGAGCGTTCAAGGCCGGATCGACGAAGCTCATCGTCAATCCCAGGCGAATGTGAGCGTCCCCCGAGAAATGAGGCGAGACACCGCCACCGGCGTTGAAGTCGAAGCCGAGGTGACCCTGGAAATTAGTTCCCGCGTCCACCGCATGGGTATACAACAGCCCGTTGAAACTCATCGTCGCCTGGAAATTCGGTAGAGACAAGTTGAAGCCGACGTCCAAACCCGTATGCGCGGCGTCGAGCGAAACCGTGCCGTTTTGATAATCGAATCCGACATTGAGCGTCGGATTGATTGCGGCGCTCACGCCACCGGCGGTGGAGACCTGCAGGAATGCGTCCAGCCCCAAGTCGAAGGTGAATGTTTCCGAGATGGAAGGCAGCGGAATCGCAAGCTCGTAGTGGCCGCTCGACAAGCTCTGGGTCTGGCTTTCGATGCTGGAGAGCGAGTCTTGCAGAATGGTATTGAACGCTTGCAAATCCTGGATTTGGTCTCCGACCAGCGGCAGGCTCGCGGCGGCTGCGAGGCCCGTATTGAGCGATTGCTGATACGGCGAGATGAGCGCCACCAAGTCCTGCGCCACGGTCAGTAGACGGCGGTCTTCCAAGCATTCAACCGCGGAATGCCACCGGCGCGCTGGAGAGAAAATCTGACGGTCATCGCCACTGCGATGTCGTCCCGACTTGGGCTGACCGAGGCTTGAGCGCTGCCGCCGCGAACGAGGAGCAATTGGCTGCATGATGCGTACTCTGCGAAAGTGGAATCTTCGGAGTGCTGTCGAACGACAGATTGGTGTGTCCAAAGACGGCTATGCTGCATTGATTGACGGCGGAGATCATCAGTGTGCGAAGTGAGCCGAGTGCCAAGAGAAACGGATTTCGATTCTAAACATCAATTCGCCAAGTGTCTATCAAAGCAATTCAAGGCAGCGATTATTTCGATATATTCAGGTTTCGCGGCGTCCTAGGACATTGACACAGGATGGAATCGTTCCGTAAGAGGCGCAGCAAAGCGCAAACCGGGCAAGCGGCGCTTGGCCGCGGCGCGGATCGGACCCATCAACGAGTGACTGGCATTTCCGAGCTGCGCCTATTAGGAAGCGGTTGGTTGGCTTCGCTTCCTTACGGGCACGGCTCAGTTTCGGAAAATGCGTCTAGCCAGTCGTCTCAGCCTCGAGTGATGCGTGGTGTCGGGCAACCGGCAGGTCGAAGCCGACCATGCTGCGCACGGTGCCCGCAGAGGTACAACCGGGTTGTGTATGGAGCTCCGAAAACATCCTTTCGTGGTGGCCGACCTTGTTCTGACATGGGGAAAGCAACAGTAATGTTGAACGCCAATGGCAAGTTCGGTGTTACCCCCGCGGAGTCTTAGTTCGAGTTTTGCACTTTTTTGAGGCCGCAAATCGACCTATTGCTCGAAGAACATGAGCGGTATCAGGATTTTCTGCGACCCTAGTGATAGAGTAGGG
The nucleotide sequence above comes from Pirellulales bacterium. Encoded proteins:
- a CDS encoding VCBS repeat-containing protein, producing MQPIAPRSRRQRSSLGQPKSGRHRSGDDRQIFSPARRWHSAVECLEDRRLLTVAQDLVALISPYQQSLNTGLAAAASLPLVGDQIQDLQAFNTILQDSLSSIESQTQSLSSGHYELAIPLPSISETFTFDLGLDAFLQVSTAGGVSAAINPTLNVGFDYQNGTVSLDAAHTGLDVGFNLSLPNFQATMSFNGLLYTHAVDAGTNFQGHLGFDFNAGGGVSPHFSGDAHIRLGLTMSFVDPALNAPYNPIFNTDFELDWGFDTQSNQLAAPHIALKSFSIDVDSFMHGFLGDIVTTVQKYTKPLQPFIDTFDTPVPIISAFDSSQTVGDLLLQGAGLTQEQQDRFALMIKVIKTVNTIDLSGSTGGAKLNFGDINVGVTNASLPSGFNIDTSQLSSVIDDIFNDGALEDVQKTLESVASYAGLTSTAGFKFQLLEDPQDVVGGILTGQTKTMFSYDTGREHFELAPSIGVGIKDLLGVFLSAGVVFDASLSMGYDTAGLNKFVQDPLHKPEDLLHGFYFDNSVDTSGPPIPNVPSPKKTGLYVQGFAELSASAIVTLSGGLYANVSVELASADNSSHVALDSMVQNLASNAKVFKLSGQVYAAASIELTLSDPVGPDITLFSYELAKDVLVDFDPPPPPTLSLPLVVIDATNQHTLLLDPSKMTGGLVTVQPFHDFTVTSGGTFVGDGIRVDYPGEIDLFIERKDDVNTNYYNLIGVNGAVPDGVSINIVDPFRMFKDEGAIDPTPAQTKPGIVLAGGKNAYYKYTEVADGSHATALLAGGYGSNTLTGGTIEFGNFIPADRIAQAKAHFGDISGYDAAGQGLIDSSIDAAVAPADPAGIIGATMTASHGGLMLGGPGNNSFIATGAGAYEMIGGGWVNSFNITPSFAGGTATYQIDGGPYGQSSLIVRVPAGETADFENGTVPDKYHPEFKALDVFSNAGLFATAHGIQKVLATGVAGSTIVFGDTSEMDIQFSVRGAATVKFGGSPAPDQFAVNSVYDTVTDYNGRKSGRSIGVHGDAYGRSTMKLNEYQSGHLPGDSQYPNVRVVPYDGKLTYVNDFYGYMWVPLVYPDTPYFYATPPVGLFLYDYIAVNTGHQETSTILPVSYRPGSLDFQGLYFRFDDPLYSFSRTFGTNGRTQVISFEVSDVSSSSVVLDGRGASDNYDVDVGLGSFLNITVDDSDPTTQNTLHTNFLDGALLPHKATLTDNSVNLEFYTQSNFSPTYGVYYNYQAVKYTPTIFFGDNIDITLHSAYPFKQVVVDRPRAPQDLTVVADGVYPVIDGVQSNNGNGRTSIYSPLVAGDLSQTGTFFERYRAPPLQPLLSVSDVSVTEGDGGTTQATFTVSLSFISTNPVTVHVNTADGTATLADDDYQAVNDLVLTFQPGGTLAQTVTVLVNGDTAGEPDETFLLNLSNPSGAIIGGHGTGTILNDDAVALPTLSIDGVSHAEGNNGTTQFVFTVMLSFDPTAPVTVMVNTADGTATLTDGDYQTISNLVLTFQPGGLLTQTVTVLVSGDTKVEPDEDFAVVLSAATGATIAGGQGNGTILNDDIPITPSQGPQDIIVLGADAGARPRVTVIDAHDHSIIASFLAYDSGFRGGVRVAVGDLDGDGDAEIIVAPGAGLSSLIKVFDLDGHELVDFRTKAYLGFRGGVFVAVADVNGDGRPDLITSPGSGLRAMIEVFKNRVGIASSNTDPISNKPIYSFRAFGKTFTGGATVAAADLTGDGKAEVIVGNGPGMGPHVRVFDLTTITTNALAPNILKIRPEIRPFDTGDRGGVFVAVGNVRGDATSEIVIGNGANGRGRVEMYDADGTRFKSVTAYNNGEGRKAPVHVATKDIDADALDEALTGQGSPGSAGQLRSFDHDGTLVDDILEGEDDFRFGFFLA